A region from the Aricia agestis chromosome 12, ilAriAges1.1, whole genome shotgun sequence genome encodes:
- the LOC121732432 gene encoding uncharacterized protein CG5098-like isoform X2, with translation MSGGSQHNPNGRQSQLGSGWSPLQVANLLARVPQAHMASDRGVTWHTPTPPPHLYHVPAPSPPDPLQLGTIIPNCMQVMKGAGDSVFRHTATPPDHYRHTPTPPDNHTMRHTPSPGVKFIAPISADMFPLLPGRDKAPRDSELYPRGGVDLSVRGANGSPAPPPAPAPATPTAPALSVRDAPTINSLIARAAPHGRAVHARVDALLERLSAAPASPHSVIVHPRVHTPSPPSSNEDSADSCGAPPGSKRKRKPERTIRVPVPAPERAPSPPPPPAENGDAHAPPPPHPAHAPPSPSPPPPRRARSGSAETIDDIAAMIAGTDPAPVPAPPPPPEPDAPATVDKLESVLASPEPEKSPKSPPKSPEKPSAEPPPTAAAPRRRSARTSNESTNVPVESPSEAKPAEPEAAARSADPVSASLIEVEKQLESMFAGIDEPGEKPPAAEVEEKKQTAKARKRRKSAPTKGEKKASKRTSRASTGDERRKVARKKGAEKKKKDGSVKDAYAYDSGSNASSSRSRGPYIQIVGPRDSPVSVAVVNAAAGANDEARGDEWRNGLRARGLHASTLGLRYDASTPDASWLCAFCERGPHYSGLGDLFGPYALDTECDEYRSMDEASKRRFASSSGGAEVWFHEACGVWAPGLLAAGARIWGLAPAVCNARAARCGTCTRAGAAISCATRACPAAAHYPCATAWTLRDDFRALCPRHADSQ, from the exons ATGTCCGGCGGGTCGCAGCACAACCCCAACGGGAGGCAATCGCAGCTCGGCTCGGGATGGAGTCCTTTGCAG GTGGCGAATCTCCTGGCGCGAGTGCCGCAAGCGCACATGGCGTCAGATCGCGGCGTGACGTGGCACACCCCGACACCACCACCGCACTTGTACCACGTGCCCGCTCCGTCACCACCGGATCCGTTGCAGCTTGGTACAATAATACCAAACTGTATGCAG GTGATGAAGGGCGCCGGCGACTCGGTGTTCCGGCACACGGCGACGCCGCCCGACCACTACCGACACACGCCGACCCCGCCCGACAACCACACCATGAG ACACACCCCGTCTCCCGGTGTGAAGTTCATCGCGCCGATTTCGGCAGACATGTTCCCGCTACTACCCGGACGAG ATAAAGCCCCCCGCGACTCGGAGTTATACCCGCGCGGCGGCGTCGACCTGAGCGTGCGCGGCGCCAACGGCTCCCCGgcgccgccccccgcgcccgccccGGCCACGCCCACCGCCCCCGCGCTGTCCGTGAGAGATGCGCCCACTATCAACAG TCTGATAGCTCGCGCGGCGCCGCACGGTCGCGCGGTGCACGCGCGCGTCGATGCGCTGCTGGAGCGGCTGTCTGCGGCGCCGGCGTCCCCGCACTCCGTCATAGTACACCCGCGAGTGCACACGCCCAGCCCGCCCAGCTCCAACGAG GACTCGGCCGACTCGTGCGGCGCGCCGCCCGGCTCGAAGCGGAAGCGGAAACCGGAGCGCACGATACGCGTGCCGGTGCCGGCGCCGGAGCGCGCGCCttccccgccgccgccgcccgccgagAATGGCGACGCGCACGCCCCGCCTCCGCCCCACCCCGCGCACGCGCCGCCCTCCCCctcgcccccgcccccgcgccgcgcccgctccgGCTCCGCGGAGACCATCGACGACATCGCCGCCATGATCGCCGGCACCGACCCCGCCCCCgtgcccgcgccgccgccgccgcccgagCCCGACGCTCCCGCCACCGTCGACAAGCTCGAGAGCGTCCTCGCCAGCCCCGAGCCCGAGAAGTCGCCTAAGTCCCCGCCCAAGTCGCCCGAGAAGCCGAGCGCCGAGCCCCCGCccaccgccgccgcgccgcgccgccggagCGCCCGCACCTCCAACGAGTCCACCAACGTACCCGTGGAGTCCCCCTCCGAGGCGAAGCCCGCGGAGCCCGAGGCGGCGGCCCGGAGCGCGGACCCCGTCTCGGCGAGCTTGATCGAGGTCGAGAAGCAGCTGGAGAGCATGTTCGCGGGCATCGACGAGCCCGGCGAGAAACCGCCCGCGGCCGAAGTCGAAGAGAAGAAGCAGACGGCGAAGGCGAGGAAGCGCAGAAAATCTGCCCCCACCAAGGGCGAGAAGAAGGCGTCGAAGCGGACGAGCCGCGCCAGCACCGGCGACGAGAGGAGGAAGGTCGCGAGGAAGAAGGGCGCggagaagaagaagaaggacgGATCCGTGAAGGACGCGTACGCGTACGACTCCGGCAGCAACGCCAGCTCGAGCCGGTCTAGAGGGCCGTATATACAA ATCGTGGGACCGCGGGATTCCCCGGTATCGGTCGCAGTAGTGAACGCTGCGGCGGGCGCGAACGATGAGGCCCGGGGGGACGAGTGGCGGAACGGTCTCCGTGCTCGTGGCCTCCACGCGAGCACCCTAGGGCTCCGGTACGACGCGTCCACGCCTGACGCCTCCTGGCTGTGTGCGTTCTGTGAACGAGGACCACATTACAGTGGACTGGGAGACCTATTCGGCCCGTATGCGCTAGATACGGAGTGTGATGAGTACAG GTCGATGGACGAAGCATCGAAGCGTCGCTTCGCGTCGTCGTCGGGTGGTGCGGAGGTGTGGTTTCACGAGGCGTGCGGCGTGTGGGCGCCGGGGCTGCTGGCGGCGGGCGCGCGTATATGGGGCCTCGCACCGGCGGTGTGCAACGCGCGAGCGGCCCGCTGCGGGACGTGCACACGCGCCGGCGCCGCAATATCGTGCGCGACGCGCGCCTGCCCCGCCGCCGCGCACTACCCCTGCGCGACCGCGTGGACGCTCCGCGACGACTTCCGTGCGCTGTGCCCGCGACACGCCGACTCGCAGTGA
- the LOC121732433 gene encoding B9 domain-containing protein 1 — protein sequence MNENDLTNFLVSFSGHIEFVRFPAGVFDDQLYLHYEVTWGPDWDPISGLSSGVSQMARFGSDPERVVFNMPVEMTFGSTNVYGWPQLITTVRARNSLTGDCLRGYALFLLPPAPGTQQLTAPLICPRSATVLGEWLAWATGKNPELADPKMLANGKDSYLIRTSSYGTVELRMTMVSKDLRKLGYDNQPAKATYLSQ from the exons ATGAATGAAAACGATCTTACCAACTTCTTAGTATCTTTTAGTGGTCACATAGAGTTTGTTAGGTTTCCTGCGGGTGTATTTGACGACCAACTGTATTTGCACTATGAAGTTACTTGGGGACCAGATTGGGACCCCATTTCTGGTCTAAGCTCTGGTGTGAGCCAGATGGCCAGATTTGGAAGTGACCCAGAGCGAGTGGTTTTTAATATGCCAGTAGAAATGACGTTCGGTAGTACGAATGTGTATGGAt GGCCGCAGCTCATCACAACAGTCCGCGCTAGGAACAGCTTAACAGGGGACTGTTTACGTGGCTACGCCCTGTTCTTGTTGCCCCCTGCGCCAGGCACACAGCAGCTAACTGCACCGCTGATTTGTCCGCGCTCCGCCACTGTACTGGGGGAGTGGTTGGCGTGGGCCACTGGCAAAAACCCGGAGTTGGCTGACCCAAAGATGCTGGCGAACGGCAAGGATAGCTATT TGATCCGGACCTCTTCTTACGGGACGGTAGAGCTACGGATGACGATGGTCTCGAAAGACTTAAGAAAACTTGGCTACGACAATCAGCCCGCCAAAGCTACATACCTAAGTCAATAA
- the LOC121732432 gene encoding uncharacterized protein CG5098-like isoform X1, with the protein MSGGSQHNPNGRQSQLGSGWSPLQLQVANLLARVPQAHMASDRGVTWHTPTPPPHLYHVPAPSPPDPLQLGTIIPNCMQVMKGAGDSVFRHTATPPDHYRHTPTPPDNHTMRHTPSPGVKFIAPISADMFPLLPGRDKAPRDSELYPRGGVDLSVRGANGSPAPPPAPAPATPTAPALSVRDAPTINSLIARAAPHGRAVHARVDALLERLSAAPASPHSVIVHPRVHTPSPPSSNEDSADSCGAPPGSKRKRKPERTIRVPVPAPERAPSPPPPPAENGDAHAPPPPHPAHAPPSPSPPPPRRARSGSAETIDDIAAMIAGTDPAPVPAPPPPPEPDAPATVDKLESVLASPEPEKSPKSPPKSPEKPSAEPPPTAAAPRRRSARTSNESTNVPVESPSEAKPAEPEAAARSADPVSASLIEVEKQLESMFAGIDEPGEKPPAAEVEEKKQTAKARKRRKSAPTKGEKKASKRTSRASTGDERRKVARKKGAEKKKKDGSVKDAYAYDSGSNASSSRSRGPYIQIVGPRDSPVSVAVVNAAAGANDEARGDEWRNGLRARGLHASTLGLRYDASTPDASWLCAFCERGPHYSGLGDLFGPYALDTECDEYRSMDEASKRRFASSSGGAEVWFHEACGVWAPGLLAAGARIWGLAPAVCNARAARCGTCTRAGAAISCATRACPAAAHYPCATAWTLRDDFRALCPRHADSQ; encoded by the exons ATGTCCGGCGGGTCGCAGCACAACCCCAACGGGAGGCAATCGCAGCTCGGCTCGGGATGGAGTCCTTTGCAG TTGCAGGTGGCGAATCTCCTGGCGCGAGTGCCGCAAGCGCACATGGCGTCAGATCGCGGCGTGACGTGGCACACCCCGACACCACCACCGCACTTGTACCACGTGCCCGCTCCGTCACCACCGGATCCGTTGCAGCTTGGTACAATAATACCAAACTGTATGCAG GTGATGAAGGGCGCCGGCGACTCGGTGTTCCGGCACACGGCGACGCCGCCCGACCACTACCGACACACGCCGACCCCGCCCGACAACCACACCATGAG ACACACCCCGTCTCCCGGTGTGAAGTTCATCGCGCCGATTTCGGCAGACATGTTCCCGCTACTACCCGGACGAG ATAAAGCCCCCCGCGACTCGGAGTTATACCCGCGCGGCGGCGTCGACCTGAGCGTGCGCGGCGCCAACGGCTCCCCGgcgccgccccccgcgcccgccccGGCCACGCCCACCGCCCCCGCGCTGTCCGTGAGAGATGCGCCCACTATCAACAG TCTGATAGCTCGCGCGGCGCCGCACGGTCGCGCGGTGCACGCGCGCGTCGATGCGCTGCTGGAGCGGCTGTCTGCGGCGCCGGCGTCCCCGCACTCCGTCATAGTACACCCGCGAGTGCACACGCCCAGCCCGCCCAGCTCCAACGAG GACTCGGCCGACTCGTGCGGCGCGCCGCCCGGCTCGAAGCGGAAGCGGAAACCGGAGCGCACGATACGCGTGCCGGTGCCGGCGCCGGAGCGCGCGCCttccccgccgccgccgcccgccgagAATGGCGACGCGCACGCCCCGCCTCCGCCCCACCCCGCGCACGCGCCGCCCTCCCCctcgcccccgcccccgcgccgcgcccgctccgGCTCCGCGGAGACCATCGACGACATCGCCGCCATGATCGCCGGCACCGACCCCGCCCCCgtgcccgcgccgccgccgccgcccgagCCCGACGCTCCCGCCACCGTCGACAAGCTCGAGAGCGTCCTCGCCAGCCCCGAGCCCGAGAAGTCGCCTAAGTCCCCGCCCAAGTCGCCCGAGAAGCCGAGCGCCGAGCCCCCGCccaccgccgccgcgccgcgccgccggagCGCCCGCACCTCCAACGAGTCCACCAACGTACCCGTGGAGTCCCCCTCCGAGGCGAAGCCCGCGGAGCCCGAGGCGGCGGCCCGGAGCGCGGACCCCGTCTCGGCGAGCTTGATCGAGGTCGAGAAGCAGCTGGAGAGCATGTTCGCGGGCATCGACGAGCCCGGCGAGAAACCGCCCGCGGCCGAAGTCGAAGAGAAGAAGCAGACGGCGAAGGCGAGGAAGCGCAGAAAATCTGCCCCCACCAAGGGCGAGAAGAAGGCGTCGAAGCGGACGAGCCGCGCCAGCACCGGCGACGAGAGGAGGAAGGTCGCGAGGAAGAAGGGCGCggagaagaagaagaaggacgGATCCGTGAAGGACGCGTACGCGTACGACTCCGGCAGCAACGCCAGCTCGAGCCGGTCTAGAGGGCCGTATATACAA ATCGTGGGACCGCGGGATTCCCCGGTATCGGTCGCAGTAGTGAACGCTGCGGCGGGCGCGAACGATGAGGCCCGGGGGGACGAGTGGCGGAACGGTCTCCGTGCTCGTGGCCTCCACGCGAGCACCCTAGGGCTCCGGTACGACGCGTCCACGCCTGACGCCTCCTGGCTGTGTGCGTTCTGTGAACGAGGACCACATTACAGTGGACTGGGAGACCTATTCGGCCCGTATGCGCTAGATACGGAGTGTGATGAGTACAG GTCGATGGACGAAGCATCGAAGCGTCGCTTCGCGTCGTCGTCGGGTGGTGCGGAGGTGTGGTTTCACGAGGCGTGCGGCGTGTGGGCGCCGGGGCTGCTGGCGGCGGGCGCGCGTATATGGGGCCTCGCACCGGCGGTGTGCAACGCGCGAGCGGCCCGCTGCGGGACGTGCACACGCGCCGGCGCCGCAATATCGTGCGCGACGCGCGCCTGCCCCGCCGCCGCGCACTACCCCTGCGCGACCGCGTGGACGCTCCGCGACGACTTCCGTGCGCTGTGCCCGCGACACGCCGACTCGCAGTGA